A single window of Plasmodium malariae genome assembly, contig: PmUG01_00_8, whole genome shotgun sequence DNA harbors:
- the PmUG01_00022000 gene encoding fam-m protein → MMKQRMNLHIIIKIWEFLILTWIYPFISDLNVPNYYLDKFCNNNKMLDTRNYRSLTKNKLEKKSNIARVKERKSIYKEFENKEIFNNEEESKVRNKLPNGSLLNKAQYYTEIIDYNNGMFDGKHFHFQKKWIKKKYYDDFLEKKRRIRDITLKKIKFKNYGFVVAILFIFFLFGLGLPTLNILSFLNIIEIGMYKDSLMHQIWEFIEGCINGIGLNKYNIYLVSLSIFFVLLAIVVIIVLTRILRNNEKYNKTKLMTN, encoded by the exons atgatGAAACAAAGAATGAacttacatataattataaaaatctgGGAGTTTCTCATTTTAACTTGGATATACCCTTTTATCAGTGATCTG AATGTACCTAATTATTATTTGGATAAATTctgcaataataataaaatgttagATACAAGAAATTATCGATCACTGACAAAAAATAAGCTGGAAAAAAAGTCAAATATTGCAAGagtaaaagaaagaaaatcaATATACAAAGAATtcgaaaataaagaaatatttaataatgaagaagaaTCTAAAGTTAGAAACAAACTACCAAATGGAAGTTTACTAAATAAGGCACAGTACTACACAGAGAttatagattataataatggaatgtttgatggaaaacatttccattttcaaaaaaaatggataaaaaaaaaatattatgatgattttcttgagaaaaaaagaagaattcgtgatataactttaaaaaaaataaaatttaaaaattacggATTTGTAGTTgctatactttttatttttttcttattcgGATTAGGATTACCTAcactaaatatattaagttttttaaatattatagaaaTTGGAATGTACAAAGACTCATTAATGCATCAGATTTGGGAATTTATAGAAGGATGCATCAATGGAATTggtttaaacaaatataatatatatttagtatcATTGTctatatttttcgttttattaGCTATTGTAGTTATAATAGTCTTAACTAggattttaagaaataatgaaaaatataataagacTAAACTGATgactaattaa
- the PmUG01_00022100 gene encoding fam-l protein, producing the protein MKQYLKSILFIKISVFVLVTWISDLNDDIMKFNKSLDKIYKFHRKIDTRNDRLLANYKKNKDSIITGLKEEILNNEVHESKDLTYKEKEKTGQKKLSCKYTSRNGGVDVKAMRNKYCTFETKKYSNMEKKIFKELDYVNFLQNNRTISDKTYKKIIHKKYGLKLAIPVLLFLFFLIVFIVDFSLGFSKTNVSWERSFLGLWPHLKELTSGEDGWLMTVLKWLEKNTSGFWRHYGMGEQFTACNLCKTVSGSIKISETCILGQLFGYIFYFVPFIILGVTFISWIIYYHKKVKKYQNIKLRKR; encoded by the exons ATGAAACAATATCTTAAGTCaatcttatttattaaaatttctgtGTTTGTTCTTGTAACTTGGATATCCGATCTTAACGATGATATC ATGAAGTTTAACAAATCTCTAGATAAGATATACAAATTTCATAGAAAAATAGATACAAGAAATGATCGATTACTagcaaattataaaaaaaataaagactCAATTATTACGGGGTTAAAGGAGGagatattaaataatgaagtTCATGAAAGTAAAGATCTAACTTATAAGGAAAAGGAGAAAACAGGACAAAAGAAATTAtcatgtaaatatacatcCAGGAATGGAGGTGTAGATGTAAAAGCTAtgagaaataaatattgtacatttgaaacaaaaaaatattccaatatggaaaaaaaaatattcaaagaacttgattatgtaaattttctTCAAAACAACAGGACAATTAGCGACAAgacttacaaaaaaataatccataaaaaatatggttTAAAACTAGCTATACCTGTATTATTGTTCTTGTTTTTCTTGATAGTATTCATAGTAGATTTCTCACTAGGTTTTTCTAAAACTAACGTTTCATGGGAAAGAAGTTTTTTAGGACTATGGCCTCATTTAAAAGAGTTGACTAGTGGTGAGGATGGATGGTTAATGACTGTATTAAAATGGttggaaaaaaatacatcAGGATTTTGGCGCCATTATGGTATGGGGGAGCAGTTTACTGCATGTAATTTGTGTAAAACTGTATCAGGTAGTATTAAGATCAGTGAAACATGCATATTAGGACAGTTATTTggatatatattctatttcGTACCGTTCATTATATTAGGTGTCACATTTATATCATGGATTatttattaccataaaaaagttaaaaaatatcaaaatattaaattaaggaaaagataa
- the PmUG01_00021900 gene encoding STP1 protein produces the protein MKPEFKDIGIYIQENTRLLNNEDNKEKFRNKCKEMAHYLIQNKKAPQFVEQSKWEETLIYRYQQHYKELNKKFGGCFMILDNNKKKLLELKYEAEDFCEQNKNYNEYLTKFKVAGNTYNCKGDAQCMKICNIYNEWITERQKHFKDEKSFIEQNCKTSKKNLTFPTKKCNLMRSQTFGGISKCLNIDKKTDVESVSKETSKGTQEKEGESITQVLSVPKMQASPQEEISPREDPLHSELLPSQRVIENPGDSEKNKETETKKLPESETFKHPLIPESQLMEIKETSVPLTPVTENSKAPFNPATESSSFEKPIIASHRRPSTKLPEISDPAENSRNTYLTYILISFIVILFSFFIKYSLLGMFKKKEEVKRKHMKFLRIIIPSFSNIKSMLSYDRLEQPIYNEDEIIKKIEIHEHNMRKDINMSKQKKDISKTIIEVHMEVLQEFMNIEWENKKVKFLEICLEDLTEEEYKAYQKLTNDELIIDNFKSTNDMKKKIILCNEWLERHRNIYEKLKRVEWFNNLKNEWKIEKDYIKEMEELNETNSNEYNKVPFPEREKETWRQWISKKSKVVKQYLEQEWTKGFSQELENISYKYENKGTKEDAPLINVGELENKDDYEELYKYIKNKSLAKLCILVLMMILEECEKENFIGNRESYFDGLINELKTDVNLGIKTEISENITGINGNVLENKENIVYMEENNYRRDMNEWVTEDTKYLNFIDSDNNLD, from the exons ATGAAACCAGAGTTTAAGGATattggaatatatatacaagagAATACTCGTTTATTAAACAATGAggataataaagaaaaatttagaaataaatgCAAAGAAATGGCTCATTATCTAATTCAGAATAAGAAAGCACCACAATTTGTAGAACAAAGTAAGTGGGAGGAAACACTAATATATAGATATCAACAGCACTATAAAgaactaaataaaaaatttggaggttgttttatgattttagataataataaaaaaaaacttttagaattaaaatatgaagcAGAAGATTTTTgcgaacaaaataaaaattataatgaatatcTAACAAAATTTAAAGTAGCAggtaatacatataattgtaAGGGTGATGCACAATGtatgaaaatatgtaatatatataatgaatggATTACAGAAAGGCAGAAACATTTTAAGGatgaaaaaagttttattgAACAGAATTGTAAAacgtcaaaaaaaaatttaacatttccaacaaaaaaatgcaaCCTAATGAGATCTCAAACATTTGGAGGAATTTCTAAGTGCTTAAACATTGATAAAAAAACAGATGTAGAAAGTGTATCTAAAGAAACAAGCAAAGGAACACAAGAAAAAGAAGGTGAAAGTATAACTCAGGTTTTATCTGTTCCTAAAATGCAAGCGTCACCTCAAGAAGAGATTTCTCCCAGAGAAGATCCTTTACATTCAGAATTACTTCCATCTCAAAGGGTGATAGAGAATCCAGGTGATTccgaaaaaaataaagaaactGAAACCAAAAAACTTCCAGAGTCTGAAACATTTAAACATCCTTTAATTCCTGAATCTCAACTTatggaaataaaagaaacatCTGTACCATTAACTCCAGTTACTGAAAACTCCAAAGCTCCATTTAATCCTGCAACTGAATCATCTTCCTTCGAAAAACCAATTATTGCGTCTCATCGTCGTCCTTCTACTAAACTCCCTGAAATTTCAG ATCCAGCAGAAAATTCAcgtaatacatatttaacatatattttaataagctttatagttattttgttttccttttttattaaa TATTCATTATTAGGGATgtttaaaaagaaagaggaggtaaaaagaaaacatatgAAATTTCTGAGAATAATAATACCTTCATTTTCTAACATAAAGAGTATGCTAAGTTATGATCGTTTGGAACAACCAATATATAATGAGgatgaaattataaaaaaaatagaaatacaTGAACATAACATGagaaaagatataaatatgtcaaaacaaaaaaaagacatatcAAAAACTATAATTGAAGTACATATGGAAGTACTACAAGAATTCATGAATATAGAATGGGAAAacaaaaaggtaaaatttttagaaatatgcTTAGAAGATTTAACAGAAGAAGAATATAAGGCCTatcaaaaattaacaaatgaTGAATTAATAATAGATAACTTTAAAAGCACAAatgatatgaaaaaaaaaattattctatgCAATGAATGGCTAGAAAGacatagaaatatttatgagaaattaaaaagagtagaatggtttaataatttgaaaaatgaatggaAGATAGAAAaagattatataaaagaaatggaGGAATTGAATGAGACAAATTCAAATGAATATAACAAAGTTCCATTTccagaaagagaaaaagaaacatGGAGACAGTGGATATCAAAAAAGAGTAAGGTCGTAAAACAATATTTGGAACAAGAATGGACTAAAGGATTTTCACAGGAATTAGagaatatttcatataaatatgaaaataaaggaaCTAAGGAAGATGCACCATTAATAAATGTAGGAGAATTGGAGAACAAAGATGATtatgaagaattatataaatatataaaaaataaatcactGGCAAAACTGTGTATACTAGTACTTATGATGATATTAGAAGAGTGCGAAAAAGAGAATTTTATAGGAAATAGGGAATCATATTTTGATGgtttaataaatgaattgaAGACAGATGTAAATTTAGGGATAAAAACAGAAATTTCAGAAAACATAACTGGAATTAACGGAAATGTTTtggaaaataaggaaaatattgtttatatGGAGGAAAACAATTATAGAAGGGACATGAATGAATGGGTAACAGAAGATACTAAGTACTTGAATTTTATAGATAGTGATAATAATCTAGACTAA
- the PmUG01_00021800 gene encoding fam-m protein: protein MERKIKSTMFIKISVLIILNLIYHFNMDERVFNRSMDESYEPDRLDTKNYRILAKCIHNSDSYTLGIKKNMPKTTEYKKKDISKNEKLDKKKNKQLNRSLLNKAQYYTEVTDYNKGMFDGKHFHFEKKWVKKKDYDHYLERNRRICDISLKKIKFRKYGIGISMFLIFLLLGIGIPVLPRLESLKNAWDSIKSDSVWEPFNTFIDSLIQGNEYYIFIALFSVLMIMLSIMIIISTYKILRNNEKYNKIKLINE from the exons ATGGAACGTAAAATTAAGTCAACCATgttcattaaaatttctgTATTAATCATCTTAAATTtgatatatcattttaacaTGGATGAG AGAGTATTTAATAGATCTATGGATGAAAGTTACGAACCTGATAGATtagatacaaaaaattatagaatactagcaaaatgtatacataacaGCGATTCATATACTTTAgggataaaaaagaatatgcCAAAAACTAcagaatacaaaaaaaaagatatatctaaaaatgagaaactggacaaaaaaaaaaacaaacaattaaatagaagtttattaaataaggcACAATATTATACAGAAGTTACAGATTATAATAAAGGAatgtttgatggaaaacatttccattttgaaaaaaaatgggttaaaaaaaaagattatgatCATTATCTTGAAAGAAACAGGAGAATTTGtgatatatctttaaaaaaaataaaatttagaaaatatggAATTGGGATTTCTatgtttcttatttttctcttgCTGGGAATAGGAATACCCGTATTACCAAGACTGGAGTCTTTGAAAAATGCATGGGACAGTATTAAGAGTGATTCAGTATGGGAGCcttttaatacatttatagaTTCATTGATACAGGGAAATgaatactatatttttatagcaTTATTTAGCGTGCTTATGATTATGTTATCtattatgattataataAGTACTTACAAGAtcttaagaaataatgaaaaatataataaaattaagttaataaatgagtaa